The following coding sequences are from one Archaeoglobaceae archaeon window:
- a CDS encoding metallophosphoesterase family protein, which translates to MKFLLLSDIHSNAKNLEEILKKTDFDFLLIAGDLTHFRKQDVVAIDEIISKYTPECYAVHGNCDHREMLSYELNAINFIHGKSLSLDDFTIHGIGGSLKTPFGTPSEYTEKDYEEIIKGFKFSDFNILVSHSPAKGILDRTNYGENIGSEAIRNHLNRFQIALTGHVHESFGVYSDKPIVVNPGPVNWGRFAILDLKCMVVELKKI; encoded by the coding sequence ATGAAGTTCCTATTACTATCGGATATTCACTCCAACGCAAAGAACCTCGAGGAGATCCTTAAAAAGACGGATTTTGATTTTTTGCTTATAGCGGGAGACTTAACGCACTTCAGAAAGCAAGACGTTGTAGCGATAGACGAAATAATCTCAAAATACACTCCAGAATGCTATGCAGTCCATGGAAATTGCGACCATCGAGAGATGCTGAGCTATGAGCTAAATGCAATAAATTTCATTCATGGCAAAAGTTTGAGCTTAGATGACTTTACGATTCACGGGATTGGGGGTTCATTAAAAACGCCCTTCGGCACTCCCTCGGAATACACTGAAAAGGACTACGAGGAGATCATAAAAGGCTTCAAGTTTTCAGATTTCAACATTCTTGTTTCACACTCCCCAGCAAAGGGAATTCTCGACAGAACAAACTACGGAGAAAATATTGGAAGCGAGGCAATCAGAAATCATCTAAACCGTTTTCAGATTGCACTAACTGGACATGTACATGAAAGCTTTGGTGTCTACAGCGATAAGCCAATCGTTGTAAACCCCGGCCCCGTGAACTGGGGTAGATTTGCAATTCTCGATTTAAAATGCATGGTAGTTGAGCTAAAGAAAATATAA
- a CDS encoding MetS family NSS transporter small subunit, translating into MSLEAIAFAIFGFLVLYGGLAYFLYRAMKSKSKSS; encoded by the coding sequence ATGTCGCTTGAAGCAATCGCCTTCGCAATCTTTGGCTTCCTCGTGCTCTACGGGGGGCTTGCTTACTTCCTCTATCGAGCTATGAAGTCCAAATCTAAAAGTTCTTAA
- a CDS encoding HDIG domain-containing protein → MLDVLKKYVKDENLIKHCIAVAGIMQEVAKELKEDQELWWKVGLLHDIDYELCNGDMSKHGILAEEILKKEGIFEIAEIVKRHNHMLFGNYEKPIEIALQASDSISGLIIACALVKNGKVTEVTTKTIKKKFKEKSFAAGCDRSRIKLIEKILPLERFFEIALNGVASVKDNIGLK, encoded by the coding sequence ATGCTCGATGTTTTGAAGAAATACGTTAAAGACGAAAATTTGATAAAGCATTGTATTGCTGTTGCTGGAATAATGCAAGAGGTTGCAAAAGAGCTTAAAGAGGATCAGGAGCTGTGGTGGAAAGTGGGATTGCTACACGACATAGATTACGAGCTATGCAACGGAGACATGAGCAAACATGGTATTTTAGCTGAGGAAATCCTTAAAAAGGAGGGTATTTTCGAAATAGCTGAGATTGTTAAAAGGCATAACCACATGCTTTTTGGAAACTATGAGAAGCCGATTGAGATAGCTTTGCAAGCTTCCGACAGCATATCTGGGCTCATAATTGCCTGTGCTCTCGTCAAGAATGGCAAGGTTACCGAAGTAACAACTAAAACGATAAAAAAGAAGTTTAAGGAGAAAAGCTTTGCAGCGGGCTGTGATAGATCCCGTATTAAGCTGATCGAGAAAATACTACCTCTTGAGAGGTTTTTCGAGATTGCTTTAAATGGAGTTGCCAGCGTAAAAGATAATATTGGGCTAAAATAG
- a CDS encoding desulfoferrodoxin, with protein MTELLQIYKCEICGNIVELVHAGKGQLVCCGRPMKLIEVKKAEEGREKHLPVVERTGDKITVKVGSVLHPMEEKHYIEWIELIADGFVYRKHLKPGDKPIAEFCVKAEKISAREYCNLHGLWQSD; from the coding sequence ATGACTGAATTGCTCCAGATCTATAAGTGTGAAATTTGCGGAAACATTGTAGAGCTTGTTCACGCTGGAAAAGGACAGCTTGTTTGCTGTGGAAGACCAATGAAACTCATAGAAGTTAAGAAAGCTGAAGAGGGCAGAGAAAAGCATTTACCCGTTGTTGAGAGAACGGGAGACAAGATCACGGTTAAAGTGGGGAGTGTTTTACATCCGATGGAGGAAAAGCACTATATTGAGTGGATCGAGCTAATCGCTGACGGTTTTGTTTACAGAAAGCATCTTAAGCCCGGGGATAAGCCTATAGCGGAGTTCTGTGTCAAAGCGGAGAAAATTTCCGCCAGAGAGTATTGCAACCTTCACGGATTATGGCAAAGTGATTGA
- a CDS encoding peroxiredoxin codes for MGERMILLGEKFPEVVVKTTHGDMKLPENYKGKWFVLFAHPADFTPVCTTEFVAFQKRYDQFRKLNCELIGLSIDQTFSHIKWVEWIKEKLGVSIEFPIIADDVGEVSKLLGLIHSAKGTNTVRSVFVVDPNGVVRLIIYYPQEIGRNMDEILRAVKALQVSDANKVAVPANWPNNELIGDKVIIPPARTVKDAMDRLEKIKKGEIEGYDWWFAFKKL; via the coding sequence TTGGGTGAGAGAATGATCTTGTTAGGAGAGAAGTTCCCAGAAGTTGTGGTTAAAACAACCCATGGGGACATGAAATTGCCTGAAAACTATAAGGGAAAGTGGTTTGTTTTGTTTGCACATCCAGCGGACTTTACACCAGTTTGCACAACCGAATTTGTGGCATTTCAGAAGAGATATGACCAGTTCAGAAAGCTGAACTGCGAGCTTATTGGGTTAAGCATAGATCAGACATTCAGCCACATAAAGTGGGTTGAGTGGATCAAGGAGAAGCTTGGTGTAAGCATAGAATTTCCGATCATCGCAGATGATGTTGGCGAAGTTTCGAAGCTACTTGGCTTAATACATTCAGCAAAGGGCACGAACACGGTTCGGTCTGTCTTCGTTGTTGATCCCAACGGCGTTGTAAGGCTAATAATCTACTATCCGCAGGAGATCGGCAGAAACATGGATGAGATCCTCAGGGCGGTGAAGGCTTTGCAGGTCAGCGACGCAAACAAAGTTGCTGTCCCAGCTAACTGGCCGAACAATGAGCTAATAGGCGACAAGGTTATAATTCCTCCCGCGAGAACCGTCAAAGATGCAATGGACAGGCTTGAGAAAATAAAGAAGGGCGAAATCGAAGGCTACGACTGGTGGTTTGCTTTCAAAAAGCTTTAA
- a CDS encoding sodium-dependent transporter, whose translation MRESWASRAGFVLAAIGSAIGLGNIWRFSYLAHANGGGAFLIPYFIALFVTGISLLMVEFALGHKFKASAPMAMRQIGRKFEWIGWWAVLSAFIITTYYVVVIGWALVYFTKSFTLAWGADTKSYFFGNVLQLSDSPWVISGFAIEVLVAVVIIWLINWFVVFRGVKKGIEKANLIMMPLLWILAIILVIRAITLPGALDGLEWYLRPDFSKIGDYKIWIAAFGQIFFSLSLAMGIMIAYGSYLPEKSDIANNSFIVGLADSAFSFLIGFAVFGTLGYMAFATQTSVQEVVAGGVGLAFIVFPQALNLIPGLPQLVAAIFFLTLIVAGLSSSISLVESITSSLIDKFKLSRTKAVNTVFVLGFLGSLIFTTTAGLYWLDIIDHFINYYGLVLVALLEVVAVAWFFKLSSLREHINAISDIKIGRWWDWALKYATVLVLAVLLILDIWGNLQKPYGDYSIDALTAGIAVIIVGMLVSALLTLRRGKDVA comes from the coding sequence ATGAGAGAGAGTTGGGCTTCACGTGCGGGATTTGTTCTCGCTGCGATCGGCTCAGCTATAGGTCTTGGCAATATATGGCGTTTCAGCTATCTCGCACATGCAAACGGTGGAGGAGCATTTTTGATTCCATACTTCATAGCTCTCTTTGTTACAGGGATCAGCTTGCTGATGGTCGAATTTGCTCTCGGGCACAAGTTCAAGGCAAGTGCTCCAATGGCAATGAGGCAGATTGGAAGAAAATTCGAATGGATTGGCTGGTGGGCGGTGCTTTCAGCGTTCATAATCACAACCTATTACGTTGTCGTTATCGGCTGGGCTCTCGTATATTTCACGAAGTCCTTTACGCTCGCTTGGGGTGCGGATACAAAATCTTACTTCTTTGGGAACGTTTTACAGCTTTCAGACTCCCCATGGGTTATAAGCGGGTTTGCAATTGAAGTTCTTGTAGCAGTTGTGATTATCTGGCTCATTAACTGGTTCGTGGTATTCAGAGGGGTAAAGAAGGGCATAGAAAAGGCAAATCTGATCATGATGCCCCTGCTTTGGATCCTTGCAATAATCCTCGTGATCAGAGCCATAACGCTTCCGGGCGCTCTTGATGGCTTGGAATGGTATCTGAGACCTGACTTCTCAAAAATAGGAGACTACAAAATCTGGATCGCTGCATTCGGTCAGATCTTCTTCTCTCTAAGCCTTGCAATGGGTATAATGATTGCCTACGGTAGCTATTTGCCAGAAAAGAGCGATATTGCAAACAACTCGTTCATCGTGGGCTTGGCAGACAGTGCTTTTAGCTTCCTGATCGGCTTTGCGGTCTTTGGAACTCTCGGCTACATGGCATTCGCAACGCAGACGAGCGTTCAGGAAGTCGTAGCTGGAGGCGTTGGACTTGCTTTCATCGTGTTCCCGCAGGCTTTGAACCTCATTCCCGGATTGCCCCAGTTGGTTGCTGCGATCTTCTTCTTAACGCTGATTGTCGCTGGGCTGTCTTCTTCAATCTCACTCGTGGAATCGATTACTTCTTCACTTATAGACAAATTCAAGCTCAGCAGAACAAAAGCTGTAAACACAGTCTTTGTGCTTGGCTTTCTGGGTAGCCTGATTTTTACAACTACCGCTGGACTTTACTGGCTTGACATAATAGACCACTTCATAAACTACTACGGACTCGTGCTTGTAGCCTTACTTGAAGTCGTTGCTGTGGCTTGGTTCTTCAAGCTCTCTTCGCTAAGAGAGCACATAAACGCAATCTCCGACATAAAGATCGGGAGATGGTGGGACTGGGCTCTGAAATATGCTACAGTGCTCGTTCTTGCGGTGCTATTGATCTTGGACATCTGGGGCAATTTGCAGAAACCTTACGGCGACTACTCGATCGATGCTCTTACCGCAGGCATAGCGGTTATAATCGTTGGAATGCTCGTTTCAGCGTTGCTCACGCTAAGGAGGGGTAAAGATGTCGCTTGA
- a CDS encoding Lrp/AsnC family transcriptional regulator: MDRKDKEIIFSLLKDARMPKLKIAEKLGVSETAIRKRIERLENQRILIGYRALVDYKKTGLLASFTGIDVEPEQMWKVMNTLKDFEEIFNLYLTSGDHTILAEIITDSLDKMNELHERIAKISGVKRVCPAVILEVVK; encoded by the coding sequence ATGGACAGAAAAGATAAAGAAATCATTTTCAGCCTGTTAAAAGATGCAAGAATGCCGAAATTGAAGATTGCAGAAAAATTAGGCGTAAGTGAGACCGCAATAAGAAAGAGAATTGAGAGGCTTGAAAACCAGAGAATACTTATTGGCTATCGTGCTCTGGTAGATTACAAAAAAACTGGACTGCTTGCATCTTTTACAGGCATTGATGTTGAACCAGAACAAATGTGGAAAGTCATGAACACACTTAAGGATTTTGAAGAAATATTCAATCTATACCTAACTTCTGGTGATCACACAATTCTTGCGGAAATAATAACCGACTCCCTCGATAAAATGAACGAACTTCATGAAAGAATTGCTAAAATCAGTGGTGTAAAGAGGGTTTGCCCTGCAGTGATTCTCGAAGTCGTTAAGTAA
- a CDS encoding glutamate-cysteine ligase family protein, with translation MIGPEHEFSINDENFNALPISDQIIKKIAGRIVNEVKIGNVFVGKELQKHVIELRADEPFESLSEFEEVMQNGLEELLSYLDNYRLLGLGMHPLLNLKEAKVWDHRDKRLYETYDRIFNIRQHGWLNIQSFQLNISFSNEKEAIDLHNKLRILLPYLTAIASASPFCEGKHYFIDTRVHFYRLNQKEIPLICNEVIPEKVSSLKEYKQILKRIYAELAKRDAYVLCREWVNSRGVIFRFSRNCLEIKIMDEQECIKSDVALSAFIMGVLRAEIEEIPREELISRLNSAIAYGTAELKDELKILFKKAWENAEEEERKYLKIVNDRIENGSLGERLLREFEKKQENLVSLCQKLSRCLERNEVFT, from the coding sequence ATGATTGGTCCAGAGCACGAATTCTCCATAAACGACGAGAATTTCAATGCACTGCCAATAAGTGATCAGATCATAAAGAAGATCGCTGGCAGAATTGTTAATGAGGTAAAAATAGGCAATGTTTTTGTTGGAAAGGAACTGCAGAAGCACGTAATAGAACTTCGCGCTGATGAACCGTTCGAAAGTTTGTCAGAATTTGAAGAAGTGATGCAAAACGGCTTAGAGGAGCTTTTGAGTTATCTTGACAACTACAGACTTCTTGGTTTGGGAATGCATCCTCTTTTAAATTTGAAAGAGGCAAAGGTGTGGGATCATAGAGATAAACGGCTTTATGAAACCTATGATCGCATTTTTAACATTAGACAACATGGCTGGCTCAACATTCAGAGCTTCCAGCTAAATATCTCGTTTAGCAACGAAAAAGAGGCAATAGATCTGCACAACAAACTACGGATTCTTTTGCCTTATTTAACTGCAATCGCCTCCGCTTCGCCTTTTTGTGAAGGAAAGCACTATTTTATTGACACAAGAGTTCATTTCTACCGACTGAACCAGAAGGAGATCCCGCTGATCTGCAACGAAGTGATTCCAGAAAAGGTGAGCAGTCTGAAAGAGTATAAGCAAATACTAAAGAGGATCTATGCAGAACTTGCTAAAAGAGACGCTTACGTGCTTTGCAGGGAATGGGTGAATTCAAGAGGAGTTATTTTTAGATTTTCAAGAAATTGTCTCGAAATAAAGATTATGGACGAGCAGGAGTGTATAAAAAGTGACGTAGCACTTTCAGCATTTATAATGGGTGTTTTGAGAGCTGAAATAGAGGAAATACCTAGAGAAGAACTTATAAGTCGGCTAAATTCTGCAATAGCTTACGGAACAGCGGAACTGAAGGATGAATTAAAGATTTTATTTAAAAAAGCTTGGGAGAACGCTGAAGAGGAAGAGAGAAAATATCTAAAGATAGTTAACGATAGAATCGAAAATGGTAGCTTGGGAGAAAGACTCCTGAGAGAGTTTGAAAAAAAGCAGGAGAATTTAGTCTCTTTATGCCAAAAGTTATCCAGATGTCTTGAGAGAAATGAAGTATTTACTTAA
- a CDS encoding NTPase, producing the protein MKVAVTGKPGIGKTTLCLKVYETLKEKFRISGFLTQEERVGGVRTGFKLMDLSSKSEARLAKVGKGEITVGKYVVLLEEFESFLENLDLSGDLVIIDEVGPMELKSSKFIFMIQNLMNRENLLFTVHYKSNHWLIERIKKEFRLYTIDEANRNFVTQEIVKLYDR; encoded by the coding sequence GTGAAAGTTGCTGTAACCGGTAAACCAGGAATCGGAAAAACTACTCTCTGTCTAAAGGTTTACGAAACTCTAAAGGAGAAGTTCAGAATTTCTGGTTTTTTAACACAAGAAGAGAGAGTCGGAGGGGTAAGAACTGGTTTTAAGTTGATGGATCTCTCGAGTAAATCCGAGGCAAGACTTGCAAAAGTTGGAAAAGGAGAGATAACAGTAGGAAAATACGTAGTCCTGTTAGAAGAGTTTGAAAGTTTTCTCGAGAACCTCGATTTAAGTGGAGATTTAGTGATAATTGACGAAGTAGGGCCTATGGAATTGAAAAGCTCGAAATTTATTTTTATGATTCAGAACCTAATGAATAGAGAAAATCTTCTTTTTACTGTCCATTACAAATCAAACCACTGGCTCATTGAAAGAATAAAAAAGGAGTTTAGACTTTATACGATTGACGAGGCAAACAGAAATTTTGTCACGCAAGAAATCGTGAAGCTCTATGATCGTTGA
- a CDS encoding MBL fold metallo-hydrolase, producing the protein MSTIKFLGGCGEVGRSAVAVDSIVLDYGIKPSSPPEYPLEFSPKAILVSHAHLDHVGFAPNLMYYDPGVYLTPPSVDLASVLLHDSINVMQPPPFSKKELRQFESNCVEVGLNEPFEVSGFEVEFFNAGHVPGSAIIHIRDDVSILYSGDIKLEDTRLLEKADLSFPETDILIVESTYYGVEHPNRKELERKFVESVLETIEHGGHAIIPAFAVGRTQEVLMILESYGITPYVDGLGKEVFKLLERYPDYIKDPKALRKAFKNAEWVEWRKREDILREPAVIVTTAGMLNGGPAIFYISRIYDDPKSRLLITGYQVEGTNGDMALKHGMINLGTRIVKLKMKVEQYDFSAHADDKQLKEFVKAAVDKGAEIVFTMHGEKCEEFTEWIRQNIGVDAFAPKNGEVFVV; encoded by the coding sequence GTGTCTACGATTAAGTTTCTAGGTGGATGCGGAGAAGTAGGAAGATCAGCTGTGGCAGTGGATTCTATAGTCTTGGATTATGGAATAAAACCCTCTTCCCCACCAGAATACCCGCTTGAATTCTCGCCGAAGGCAATTCTCGTTTCTCATGCTCATTTAGATCACGTTGGATTTGCTCCGAATTTAATGTATTATGACCCAGGGGTTTATTTAACTCCACCATCGGTTGATCTGGCGAGTGTTCTGCTTCATGACTCTATAAATGTAATGCAACCCCCTCCTTTCTCCAAAAAAGAATTGAGGCAGTTTGAGAGTAATTGTGTGGAGGTAGGGTTAAATGAACCTTTTGAAGTCTCCGGCTTTGAGGTAGAATTCTTTAACGCCGGGCACGTGCCGGGAAGTGCTATAATTCATATCAGAGATGACGTCAGCATTCTTTACTCTGGAGACATAAAACTCGAGGATACGAGACTACTTGAGAAGGCAGATCTTAGCTTTCCAGAGACCGATATCCTAATAGTGGAAAGCACTTATTATGGGGTAGAGCACCCAAATAGGAAAGAGCTTGAAAGAAAATTCGTGGAAAGCGTTTTGGAGACTATTGAGCATGGAGGCCATGCAATTATTCCAGCCTTTGCAGTTGGAAGAACACAGGAAGTTCTAATGATCTTGGAAAGTTATGGAATAACTCCTTACGTAGATGGACTTGGAAAGGAAGTCTTTAAGCTGTTGGAGAGATATCCGGATTATATAAAAGATCCTAAAGCTTTGAGAAAGGCTTTTAAGAATGCTGAATGGGTCGAATGGAGAAAAAGAGAAGACATTTTGCGTGAGCCAGCAGTGATTGTGACAACTGCTGGAATGCTAAATGGCGGGCCAGCAATCTTCTACATCTCAAGAATTTACGATGATCCAAAGTCTCGTTTGCTCATAACAGGCTATCAAGTAGAGGGTACAAATGGGGACATGGCTCTAAAGCATGGAATGATCAATCTGGGGACGAGAATTGTCAAGCTGAAAATGAAAGTAGAGCAGTATGACTTCTCCGCTCACGCGGATGACAAACAGCTTAAGGAATTCGTAAAGGCTGCCGTGGACAAAGGAGCCGAGATTGTATTCACGATGCATGGCGAAAAGTGTGAAGAATTTACGGAGTGGATTAGGCAGAATATTGGTGTAGACGCATTTGCTCCTAAGAACGGCGAAGTATTCGTCGTATGA
- a CDS encoding anion transporter, producing MLIFVLTYVLIAIQNIGRFSLSRPAASTIGVALILAFELMSFDEAIRAIDFHTIVLLFGMMVLTAYLGISGFFDYLAMRILTVSKNSKRLLAILIISSAFLSALFVNDTICVFMTPVVVRIAMASNLNPIPLLIALATSANIGSASTIVGNPQNMLIGMSSKMSFIEFAKNIAPISAICLIPNFLLIYLIYRKDFRNFKVTRTETQLDRKLAYKTLAVFIFVLILFILEVYPISISALLGAALIFLFGGIDPRKALAKVDGGLLLFFCNLFIIMHAFERDYGHYLVSALALEKDLASYFLASFVTVAGSNLVSNVPFVMMALPVAKLDGEFWLILAMASTFAGNLTLLGSVANLIVAEIAQRYGINLSFGEYLKVGVPLTFVTVIIGTLMLYYL from the coding sequence CTGCTGATCTTCGTGCTCACGTATGTGCTCATAGCGATTCAGAACATAGGGAGGTTTAGCCTTTCTCGTCCAGCAGCTTCAACCATTGGCGTTGCTCTGATCCTCGCTTTCGAACTTATGAGTTTTGATGAAGCTATAAGAGCAATAGACTTCCACACGATCGTTTTGCTTTTTGGAATGATGGTTCTCACTGCCTACCTTGGCATCTCTGGTTTCTTCGATTATCTTGCGATGCGTATCCTTACAGTTTCGAAAAACAGTAAAAGACTTCTTGCGATTCTGATCATCTCTTCCGCATTTCTTTCCGCTCTCTTCGTTAATGACACGATCTGTGTTTTCATGACTCCAGTTGTTGTAAGAATAGCGATGGCTTCAAATCTTAACCCAATACCATTGCTAATTGCACTTGCAACTTCTGCAAACATCGGGAGTGCTTCAACAATAGTTGGAAATCCTCAAAACATGCTGATTGGCATGAGCTCCAAAATGAGCTTTATTGAATTTGCCAAGAACATTGCTCCGATCAGTGCTATATGCTTGATTCCGAACTTTTTGCTGATCTACTTGATCTACCGCAAAGATTTCAGAAACTTCAAAGTTACGAGAACAGAGACCCAGTTAGACAGAAAATTGGCATATAAAACCCTTGCAGTTTTCATTTTTGTTCTAATTCTCTTCATTCTGGAAGTATATCCGATCTCGATCTCCGCATTACTCGGAGCGGCATTGATCTTCCTGTTTGGCGGAATCGATCCGCGAAAGGCGCTGGCAAAAGTAGATGGCGGGCTTCTTTTATTTTTCTGCAACCTCTTTATAATTATGCATGCATTCGAGCGAGACTACGGGCACTATTTGGTTTCAGCACTGGCTTTAGAAAAGGATCTTGCTTCATACTTCCTTGCAAGTTTTGTTACGGTAGCGGGTAGCAATCTCGTGAGCAATGTGCCGTTTGTGATGATGGCTCTGCCAGTTGCAAAGCTCGATGGCGAATTCTGGCTGATTCTTGCAATGGCTTCAACCTTCGCGGGCAATCTGACTTTGCTCGGAAGCGTTGCAAATCTGATCGTCGCTGAAATTGCACAGAGATATGGCATAAATCTGAGCTTCGGAGAATACCTTAAAGTTGGTGTTCCACTGACATTCGTAACCGTTATAATCGGGACTCTTATGCTTTACTACCTATGA
- a CDS encoding rubrerythrin family protein yields the protein MATIENLVKAFIGESMARNRYTFYAKIAKEEGYVFLQRVFLETAENEREHASQLFKLIQKLKKSSSIEVKAEADLTLGNTVENLRSAISGEHYENSEMYPKFAEEAEKEGYKDIAENLRAIAKAEEHHEKRYQRILNEIEKGTFFKREKDTVWVCLECGYVHIGKEPPEECPSCKHSKAYYVAQELLSL from the coding sequence ATGGCTACGATTGAGAATTTGGTTAAGGCTTTCATCGGAGAAAGCATGGCAAGAAACCGCTATACATTCTATGCTAAAATCGCAAAGGAAGAAGGCTACGTTTTTCTGCAGAGAGTTTTCTTGGAAACTGCTGAAAATGAGCGGGAGCATGCGAGCCAGCTTTTCAAGCTCATTCAAAAGCTTAAAAAATCCAGCTCAATCGAAGTCAAAGCGGAAGCGGACTTAACACTCGGCAATACTGTGGAGAATTTAAGATCAGCCATAAGCGGGGAACACTACGAAAATTCGGAAATGTATCCCAAATTTGCGGAAGAAGCAGAAAAAGAGGGGTATAAAGATATAGCCGAGAACTTAAGGGCTATAGCCAAGGCGGAAGAGCACCATGAGAAAAGATACCAGAGAATTTTAAATGAAATTGAAAAAGGAACGTTTTTTAAGAGAGAAAAAGACACTGTTTGGGTTTGTTTGGAATGCGGATACGTGCATATTGGCAAAGAACCCCCAGAAGAATGTCCAAGCTGTAAGCATTCGAAAGCTTACTACGTAGCCCAAGAACTGCTTTCTCTTTAA
- a CDS encoding tRNA (guanine(10)-N(2))-dimethyltransferase, whose translation MIVEGKARIITDGIFYNPRMKLCRDIDMLIFSELKKHTILDAFSATGVRGIRAMLEAECEVVFNDANPKAVEIIRKNLELNGLSAEVNCKDACILMREKNFRHIDIDPFGSPANYIESACIYAEFLSVTATDLEALCCKNSAGLRKYSAFVSKTDTPHEIGLRVLLGYIARTSARYEKSIEPLIAWTKEHYYRVHVRLKRSTSESLKMFDKIGFIVFCPKCLRKSVVVFKELPDKKCKCGTKVFALGPLWIGELKNQDFVNKLANKADGEAKKLLVKIAEEEDIPLSYDLQKICSKLKKSVPPTKDFVAKLRSAGFKASMAHYCGHCIKTNAELEELESLLNY comes from the coding sequence ATGATCGTTGAAGGAAAAGCCAGAATAATAACCGATGGTATATTCTACAACCCAAGAATGAAGCTCTGCAGAGACATAGACATGCTTATTTTTTCGGAACTTAAAAAACATACAATTCTTGATGCTTTTTCTGCAACCGGAGTTCGGGGAATAAGAGCTATGCTTGAAGCTGAATGCGAAGTGGTTTTTAACGATGCAAATCCTAAGGCTGTAGAAATAATCCGAAAAAATCTCGAGCTAAATGGTTTATCAGCGGAAGTAAATTGTAAAGATGCCTGTATTTTAATGCGAGAGAAAAATTTCAGGCACATAGATATTGATCCATTCGGTAGCCCAGCAAACTACATTGAATCTGCCTGCATTTATGCAGAATTTCTGAGTGTCACTGCTACCGATCTTGAGGCTTTATGCTGTAAGAATTCCGCAGGACTTAGGAAGTATTCTGCATTTGTCTCAAAAACTGATACACCTCACGAAATCGGGCTTCGTGTTCTGCTGGGATACATAGCGAGGACTTCTGCAAGATACGAGAAGAGTATTGAACCGCTTATTGCATGGACAAAGGAGCACTACTACAGGGTTCATGTTAGACTCAAACGCTCAACCTCAGAATCGCTAAAAATGTTTGATAAAATTGGATTCATCGTTTTCTGTCCAAAGTGCCTGCGTAAAAGCGTTGTTGTGTTTAAAGAATTGCCAGATAAGAAATGCAAATGTGGAACAAAGGTATTTGCTCTCGGTCCTCTTTGGATTGGGGAATTAAAGAACCAAGACTTTGTTAATAAACTTGCAAACAAAGCAGACGGAGAGGCAAAAAAGCTTCTTGTTAAAATTGCGGAAGAAGAAGACATACCGTTATCCTACGATTTGCAGAAAATCTGCAGTAAACTGAAAAAATCAGTCCCCCCAACAAAAGATTTTGTTGCAAAGCTAAGGTCAGCAGGGTTTAAGGCATCGATGGCTCATTATTGTGGCCACTGTATAAAAACCAATGCAGAATTAGAAGAGTTGGAAAGCTTGCTCAACTACTAA